The Verrucomicrobium spinosum DSM 4136 = JCM 18804 genome includes a region encoding these proteins:
- a CDS encoding mannose-1-phosphate guanylyltransferase, protein MSTPSSPARTYALVLAGGSGQRFWPVSRDRLPKQLLRLFDEKTLLEHTINRLAGVVPRENILILTNCQQVEGVREALPDFPAENIIAEPEKRDTAPAIALAIAWVAARDPQATMMVLPSDHLIQATDEFQRALRTACAAAQSGGNLVTIGIKPTWPCPSYGYVERGARLDDPAADGVPVYEVVRFREKPSASLAEQFLEQGHFTWNAGMFFWTVPTVRENLTQHCPELADFIHALSTAEDFDATMKERFPKLTKLSIDYALMEKAPCVLNVEATFDWDDVGNWTSVGAYLAKDHEGNQHNCLLNQIESTNNLVFSQTPQHIALLGVHDLMVISTPDALLVAHRSQAERIKKLVDGLPTDLR, encoded by the coding sequence ATGAGTACACCTTCCAGTCCCGCCCGCACCTATGCCCTTGTTCTTGCCGGGGGAAGCGGTCAGCGGTTCTGGCCGGTCAGCCGGGATCGTTTGCCCAAGCAGCTCCTGCGCTTGTTTGATGAGAAGACGCTGCTGGAGCATACCATCAACCGTCTCGCTGGGGTGGTGCCCCGGGAGAACATCCTCATCCTGACCAACTGCCAGCAGGTGGAGGGCGTGCGGGAAGCCTTGCCTGATTTCCCGGCGGAGAACATCATCGCTGAGCCTGAGAAGCGGGATACCGCCCCGGCTATCGCATTGGCGATCGCCTGGGTCGCCGCGCGGGACCCGCAGGCCACGATGATGGTGCTGCCCTCCGACCACCTCATTCAGGCCACGGACGAGTTTCAGCGGGCGTTGCGGACGGCTTGTGCGGCGGCGCAGAGCGGGGGAAATCTGGTCACGATCGGCATCAAGCCCACCTGGCCCTGCCCCAGCTATGGCTACGTAGAGCGCGGTGCCCGCCTTGACGATCCCGCTGCCGATGGCGTGCCGGTGTATGAGGTGGTGCGGTTTCGGGAGAAACCGAGCGCCAGCCTGGCGGAGCAGTTCCTGGAGCAAGGGCACTTCACGTGGAACGCCGGCATGTTCTTCTGGACGGTGCCGACGGTGAGGGAAAATTTGACCCAACACTGCCCGGAACTGGCGGACTTCATCCATGCGCTGTCCACCGCAGAGGACTTTGACGCGACGATGAAGGAGCGGTTTCCGAAGCTGACGAAGCTCTCCATCGACTATGCCCTGATGGAGAAAGCCCCTTGTGTGCTGAATGTGGAGGCCACCTTTGACTGGGACGATGTGGGCAACTGGACCTCAGTGGGAGCGTACCTGGCCAAGGATCACGAGGGCAATCAGCACAACTGCCTGCTCAACCAGATCGAATCCACCAACAATCTCGTGTTTTCCCAGACGCCCCAGCACATTGCGTTGCTCGGCGTGCATGATTTGATGGTGATCTCCACTCCAGACGCCCTGCTGGTGGCGCACCGCAGCCAGGCAGAGCGCATCAAGAAGCTGGTGGACGGGCTTCCTACGGATCTCCGCTAG
- the ruvX gene encoding Holliday junction resolvase RuvX has product MRTLGIDHGTVRIGLALSDELGLAAHPLKTLDTSPSVEQEIAEIVRQKRVTTVVLGLPLRMDGHRGEAATRVEAFADRLSKALRHEVTVKFVDERLTSVAAERSLGLEGKQKTKEQKKLVDQVAAVAILQDYLNTQAGGDAWLLPDEPDFR; this is encoded by the coding sequence ATGCGCACGCTCGGCATTGATCATGGCACGGTCCGCATTGGGCTGGCTCTCAGTGATGAACTGGGCCTGGCCGCCCACCCTCTGAAGACGCTGGACACGAGCCCCAGCGTCGAGCAGGAGATCGCGGAAATCGTGCGGCAGAAGCGCGTCACCACCGTGGTGCTGGGACTGCCCCTGCGCATGGATGGGCATCGCGGAGAAGCGGCCACGCGGGTGGAGGCCTTTGCCGACCGCCTGAGCAAGGCGCTGCGTCACGAGGTGACGGTGAAGTTCGTCGATGAACGTCTCACCAGCGTGGCGGCGGAGCGCAGCCTGGGTCTGGAGGGCAAGCAGAAGACCAAGGAGCAGAAGAAGCTGGTGGATCAGGTGGCGGCGGTGGCCATCCTTCAAGATTACCTGAACACCCAGGCGGGCGGCGATGCCTGGCTCCTGCCGGATGAGCCTGACTTCCGCTGA
- the truA gene encoding tRNA pseudouridine(38-40) synthase TruA, with amino-acid sequence MSFRRLKLTIAYDGRPWRGWQSQANSVTVQDQVETALRDLTGTQVNVQGSGRTDAGVHALAQVAHADVPDALKMGREAWVRALNVRLPQSIRVMDCEDAAGEFHARFDAVGKIYCYRLWRGDVMSPFEQGRAWHVYGALDLDLLHHGAGILTGTHNFARLSANRGGMSEDERREDAEALTRTVRRIDIIPEGEVIRIEFEGDGFLYKMVRLMTGSLVQVARGRERLEWLSDLVGDPSGLKSNQCAPADGLYLVKVFYA; translated from the coding sequence ATGTCGTTTCGCCGGCTCAAGCTCACGATCGCCTATGACGGCCGCCCCTGGAGGGGCTGGCAGTCCCAGGCGAACAGCGTCACGGTGCAGGACCAGGTGGAGACCGCGCTCCGTGATCTCACCGGCACCCAGGTGAATGTGCAGGGCTCCGGGCGCACCGATGCTGGTGTGCATGCCCTGGCCCAGGTGGCTCATGCCGATGTGCCGGATGCGCTGAAGATGGGCCGGGAGGCGTGGGTTCGCGCCCTCAACGTCCGTCTGCCCCAGAGCATCCGCGTCATGGATTGCGAGGATGCGGCAGGGGAGTTCCACGCCCGGTTTGACGCTGTGGGAAAGATCTACTGCTACCGCCTGTGGCGTGGGGACGTGATGTCCCCCTTTGAGCAGGGGCGGGCCTGGCACGTGTACGGGGCGCTGGATCTGGACCTGCTGCACCACGGGGCGGGGATTCTCACGGGAACCCACAATTTTGCCAGGCTTTCCGCGAACCGCGGGGGCATGAGCGAGGACGAGCGGCGGGAGGATGCGGAAGCGCTGACCCGCACGGTGCGCCGCATCGACATCATCCCGGAGGGCGAGGTGATCCGAATCGAGTTCGAAGGCGACGGTTTCCTTTACAAGATGGTCCGCCTCATGACGGGCAGTCTGGTGCAGGTGGCCCGGGGGCGGGAGCGCCTGGAGTGGCTGAGCGATCTGGTGGGGGATCCCTCAGGGCTCAAGAGCAACCAGTGCGCCCCGGCGGATGGCTTGTATCTGGTGAAGGTGTTTTACGCTTGA
- a CDS encoding HAD family hydrolase, producing MPSFAFFDLDHTLLPFDTQALFANHMLQQDRGRTAYLLRFAPIALLRAAKVLPTVMAKRAFMGYMKGLSSAALTEHARVFALQVVRPWAYPELMAEVARHREAGRVLILNTASPDVYAHEIAKALGFDHCIATQVQPSERMPALPVVLGINNKREAKIAAMKKAVPAVAAATADEIQDSWAYSDSAADLPLLGFAGHGVLVHPNAELEAIGASRGWPVLRPKRPYENKAGDVLCSALQALGLYNTPPPVQA from the coding sequence ATGCCCAGTTTCGCCTTCTTTGACCTCGATCACACGCTGCTGCCTTTTGACACGCAGGCGTTGTTTGCGAATCACATGCTGCAACAGGATCGCGGTCGCACGGCTTATCTGCTCCGCTTTGCGCCCATCGCGCTTCTCCGGGCGGCCAAGGTGCTGCCGACCGTGATGGCCAAGCGGGCCTTCATGGGTTACATGAAAGGACTCTCCAGCGCGGCGCTCACAGAGCACGCTCGCGTCTTTGCCCTGCAAGTGGTGCGCCCCTGGGCCTATCCAGAGTTGATGGCCGAGGTGGCGAGGCATCGGGAGGCAGGGCGCGTCCTCATCCTCAACACCGCCAGCCCGGACGTGTATGCCCATGAGATCGCCAAGGCCCTCGGCTTTGACCACTGCATCGCCACCCAGGTCCAGCCCTCCGAGCGCATGCCCGCCCTGCCCGTGGTGCTGGGCATCAACAACAAGCGCGAGGCCAAGATCGCAGCGATGAAGAAGGCGGTGCCTGCGGTGGCCGCAGCGACAGCGGATGAGATTCAGGACTCGTGGGCCTACTCCGACAGTGCTGCCGATCTGCCGCTGTTGGGGTTCGCCGGTCACGGCGTGCTCGTGCACCCCAATGCGGAGTTGGAGGCCATCGGCGCAAGTCGGGGCTGGCCCGTGCTGCGGCCCAAGCGACCCTACGAGAACAAGGCAGGCGATGTCCTTTGCTCCGCCCTCCAGGCGCTGGGGCTGTACAACACACCCCCGCCGGTTCAAGCGTAA
- a CDS encoding DUF1592 domain-containing protein: protein MNCLRMDLFSSSRRRFHAQLLPVLMVALGATSVVGAELPLPEHPGAVIYKKMCLDCHGAKGEGVAGKYDEPLHGDRTLEALAKRIDRTMPEDEPELLDAAGSAQVAAYIYDAFYSPAAQAKNHPARKDLTRLTVAQYQTSVADVVGRFRPGSDRPPGKERGLKARYNGFMLPQAEPDFVGPPAEAKEDKKDRPKHRFERVDGQVAFQFGADSPDKAVMASDEFRVRWDGAVIAPDTGNYEFVIKTQNGARLYVNNNDTPIIDAWVSSGPDVREEKKTIFLLGGRSYTFTLEFFKYREDASSIQLMWKTPHGVLELIPQRYLTPNGGGIHMVVNTTFPADDRSEGYERGAGVSKTWEQSTTDAAIEVAEHVEKNLDRLAGTKAGAGDRVDKLKEFSRKFAETAFRRPLTDEQKQIFVDAQFARSPTPEVAVKRVVMLSLKSPRFLYPDLSELEHPDDFTVASRLALELWDSIPDGGLTRMAAEGKLRDRNSVAAVARRMIADPRAKTKLRGFFHHWLELDRASTIAKDAKTFPGFNEKVLADLRESLWMFVDQIVWSEKSDYRELLQADYLWINDVLAKFYGKGDAAAPTSEFQKVSFGNGQRTGVVTHPYLMAAFAYNKDTSPIHRGVFLTRNIVGMSLKSPPMAVEFEDSHFDPTLTMREKITAMTKDNACMACHSVINPLGFSLENYDAIGRWRTQEKNKPVDPAGHFANEQGQTIQLSGARDIASYAANSESGHRTFVRHLFHHTVKQPVAAFGDDTLETLRAKFTKEGCNIQKLLEEIAVIGAMDDVPPPAPPAPKPQPAPPAPAQNPAAQNTPPPAPAAAPPAPAPAPVPTPNTPPPAKS, encoded by the coding sequence ATGAATTGTTTACGAATGGATCTCTTCAGCTCCTCCCGCCGCCGTTTTCACGCGCAGTTGCTGCCGGTGCTCATGGTGGCGCTTGGGGCGACTTCCGTGGTCGGGGCGGAACTGCCTCTGCCTGAGCATCCCGGTGCTGTCATCTACAAAAAGATGTGCCTGGACTGCCATGGCGCGAAGGGCGAGGGCGTGGCGGGCAAGTACGACGAGCCGCTGCATGGTGATCGCACCCTGGAAGCCCTGGCCAAGCGGATTGACCGCACCATGCCTGAGGATGAGCCGGAACTGCTGGACGCGGCGGGTTCTGCCCAGGTAGCGGCCTACATTTACGACGCTTTCTATTCGCCGGCGGCCCAGGCGAAGAACCATCCTGCGCGCAAGGACCTGACCCGTCTGACGGTGGCCCAGTACCAGACCTCTGTGGCGGATGTGGTGGGGCGTTTCCGCCCCGGTTCTGACCGCCCGCCCGGCAAGGAACGGGGGCTCAAGGCGCGCTACAATGGCTTCATGCTGCCTCAGGCGGAGCCAGACTTCGTGGGCCCGCCCGCTGAAGCCAAGGAGGATAAGAAAGACCGCCCCAAGCATCGCTTTGAGCGGGTGGATGGCCAGGTGGCTTTTCAGTTCGGCGCAGACAGCCCGGACAAGGCGGTGATGGCCAGCGATGAATTCCGAGTGCGCTGGGACGGTGCCGTGATCGCCCCGGACACAGGGAACTATGAGTTTGTCATCAAGACGCAGAACGGGGCCCGTCTGTACGTCAACAACAACGACACCCCCATCATTGATGCGTGGGTGAGCAGCGGCCCGGATGTGCGGGAGGAGAAGAAGACCATCTTCCTGCTGGGCGGGCGGAGCTACACATTCACGCTGGAGTTCTTCAAGTACCGGGAGGACGCCTCTTCCATCCAGTTGATGTGGAAGACTCCACACGGTGTGCTGGAACTGATCCCCCAGCGCTATCTCACGCCCAACGGGGGCGGCATTCACATGGTGGTGAACACGACCTTCCCCGCGGATGACCGGAGTGAGGGCTATGAACGTGGCGCGGGAGTTTCCAAAACCTGGGAGCAATCCACCACCGATGCCGCCATCGAGGTGGCGGAGCATGTGGAGAAGAACCTGGACCGTCTGGCGGGCACCAAAGCCGGTGCAGGGGATCGCGTGGACAAGCTGAAGGAGTTCAGCCGCAAGTTCGCGGAAACGGCCTTTCGCCGCCCGCTCACGGATGAGCAGAAGCAGATCTTTGTGGACGCGCAGTTTGCCAGGTCGCCCACGCCTGAAGTGGCGGTGAAGCGGGTGGTCATGCTCTCGCTCAAGTCGCCTCGTTTCCTCTATCCCGACCTGAGTGAGCTGGAGCACCCGGATGACTTCACCGTGGCTTCACGACTGGCGCTGGAACTTTGGGATTCCATCCCGGACGGTGGTCTCACCCGCATGGCGGCAGAGGGCAAGCTCAGAGATCGGAACAGTGTCGCCGCCGTGGCCCGCCGGATGATCGCTGACCCCCGCGCCAAGACCAAGCTGCGCGGTTTCTTCCACCACTGGCTGGAGCTGGATCGCGCCAGCACGATTGCCAAGGACGCCAAGACCTTCCCGGGCTTCAATGAGAAGGTGCTGGCGGATCTGCGTGAATCGCTCTGGATGTTTGTGGACCAGATCGTGTGGAGCGAGAAGTCTGACTACCGTGAACTGCTGCAGGCGGATTACCTGTGGATCAATGACGTCCTGGCCAAATTCTACGGCAAGGGCGACGCCGCAGCACCCACGTCGGAGTTCCAGAAAGTGAGCTTCGGGAACGGGCAGCGCACAGGGGTGGTGACGCATCCCTACCTGATGGCCGCCTTTGCCTACAACAAGGACACGTCGCCCATCCATCGCGGCGTGTTCCTGACGCGCAACATTGTGGGCATGTCCCTCAAGTCGCCGCCCATGGCGGTGGAGTTCGAGGACAGCCACTTCGACCCCACGCTGACCATGCGGGAGAAGATCACGGCAATGACGAAGGACAACGCCTGCATGGCGTGCCACTCAGTGATCAACCCTCTGGGCTTCAGCCTGGAGAACTACGACGCGATCGGCCGCTGGCGCACACAGGAGAAGAACAAGCCGGTGGATCCCGCCGGACACTTCGCCAACGAGCAGGGCCAGACCATCCAGCTCAGCGGCGCCCGCGACATCGCCAGCTATGCCGCCAACAGCGAGAGCGGGCACCGCACCTTTGTCCGGCACTTGTTTCATCATACCGTGAAGCAGCCGGTGGCGGCCTTCGGTGATGACACGCTGGAAACGCTGCGTGCCAAGTTCACCAAGGAAGGCTGCAACATCCAGAAGCTGCTGGAAGAGATTGCCGTGATCGGAGCCATGGATGATGTGCCGCCGCCTGCGCCTCCGGCTCCCAAACCGCAGCCCGCCCCACCTGCACCCGCGCAGAACCCGGCCGCCCAGAACACGCCGCCACCGGCACCTGCGGCTGCGCCTCCCGCCCCTGCTCCTGCTCCTGTTCCAACCCCCAACACCCCACCCCCCGCCAAATCATGA
- a CDS encoding DUF1552 domain-containing protein: MKALNRRQFLRDLGVSAATLPFIAGLPSLTGAPMPQRRQRVVIMFSPNGTLPADFWPDKEGADFEFKSILKPLEPYKDRTLILNGVYNKIRGDGDQHMRGMSCLLTASELMPGNIQGGSDKPAGWAGSVSIDQEIKNFLQGRAETKTRFGSLEFGVAVPNRADPWTRMSYAGANQPIAPIDDPYQMFAKLYGKMKDKDSLISVLDDVSADLKKISSKLSARDKALLDQHMMLVRNLEQELQNPAADAALQHPMPELDPGIELVNDNTPEISRMQIDLLVNALSNDMTRVATLQYMRSVGQAQMRWLGVEDGHHSLSHDPDDNKDSYEKLKKINTWFCGELAYLAKRLSETPEAGGEGSMLDNTLIVWTNELGKGNSHTLDNIPCVIVGGAPGFKMGRHLKLDKVAHNRLWMTLAHAMGHQDLKTFGKAGLCEGGALNLA, encoded by the coding sequence ATGAAAGCCCTGAACCGCCGCCAGTTCCTCCGCGACCTTGGAGTCTCTGCTGCCACGCTGCCGTTCATCGCCGGTCTGCCCAGCTTGACGGGCGCTCCGATGCCCCAGCGTCGTCAGCGGGTGGTCATCATGTTCTCGCCCAATGGCACTTTGCCGGCCGATTTCTGGCCGGACAAGGAGGGGGCAGACTTCGAGTTCAAGTCCATCCTCAAGCCGCTGGAGCCTTACAAGGACCGCACGCTCATTCTCAATGGCGTGTACAACAAGATCCGTGGCGATGGTGACCAGCACATGCGTGGCATGAGCTGTCTGCTCACTGCGAGTGAGCTGATGCCTGGCAACATCCAGGGTGGCTCCGACAAGCCTGCTGGCTGGGCGGGCAGCGTCTCTATTGATCAGGAGATCAAGAACTTCCTGCAAGGGCGTGCCGAGACGAAGACCCGTTTTGGCTCGTTGGAGTTCGGCGTGGCGGTACCGAATCGCGCTGACCCGTGGACCCGCATGAGCTATGCCGGGGCCAACCAGCCCATCGCGCCGATTGATGATCCGTACCAGATGTTTGCCAAGCTCTATGGCAAGATGAAGGACAAGGACAGCCTCATCAGCGTGCTGGACGACGTCAGTGCCGATCTCAAGAAGATCTCCAGCAAGCTGAGCGCCCGGGACAAGGCGCTGCTCGACCAGCACATGATGCTGGTGCGCAATCTGGAGCAGGAGTTGCAGAACCCGGCGGCAGATGCGGCCCTGCAGCACCCCATGCCTGAGCTGGATCCCGGCATTGAGCTGGTGAACGACAACACCCCGGAGATCAGCCGCATGCAGATTGACCTGCTGGTGAATGCCCTTTCCAATGACATGACCCGGGTGGCGACCCTGCAGTACATGCGCTCTGTGGGACAGGCGCAGATGCGCTGGCTCGGTGTGGAGGACGGGCACCACTCGCTCTCCCACGATCCAGATGACAACAAGGACTCCTACGAGAAGCTCAAGAAGATCAACACCTGGTTCTGCGGCGAGCTTGCCTATCTGGCGAAGCGCCTCTCCGAAACGCCCGAAGCGGGCGGCGAAGGCAGCATGCTGGATAACACCCTGATCGTCTGGACCAACGAGCTGGGCAAAGGCAACTCCCACACGCTGGACAACATCCCTTGCGTGATCGTGGGTGGGGCTCCCGGCTTCAAGATGGGCCGCCACCTGAAGCTGGACAAGGTGGCCCACAACCGCCTCTGGATGACTCTGGCGCACGCCATGGGGCATCAGGACCTGAAGACCTTTGGCAAGGCCGGGCTCTGCGAGGGCGGGGCGTTGAATCTCGCCTAG
- a CDS encoding IS3-like element ISVsp13 family transposase (programmed frameshift), whose amino-acid sequence MKAKRRRHDPEFKARVALEALKGLKTIAEIAKEYDIHPVQVSDWKKTLQAGMAGVFGQDHGRADQEEHERERAQLHSKIGELAVKVDFLQKKFQTARHLERPAGLVEKEHPVLSMRSQCELLGVCRSMLAYEAVPESGEDRRIMRLLDELYLKDPCLGTRRLVKVLERDHGFKANRKRLQRLRRQMGLEAIYCRPRTSQPGDGHRIYPYLLREMAVERPDQVWCADITYVPMARGHAYLCAVMDWHTRKVLGWQVSNTMDVNLCLEALEMAVRETGSRPEIFNTDQGSQFTCEQWTGRIEELGARISMDGKGRWMDNVFIERLWRSVKYEEIYIREHGTILELERGLARWFERYNTWRPHEALGYQTPEQAYKGIAKLPATVPRMPMALAA is encoded by the exons ATGAAAGCCAAACGTAGAAGACACGACCCCGAATTCAAGGCCCGAGTGGCGCTCGAAGCGCTCAAAGGCCTCAAGACCATTGCCGAGATTGCCAAGGAGTACGACATCCATCCTGTGCAGGTCTCTGACTGGAAGAAGACGCTCCAGGCTGGGATGGCCGGGGTCTTTGGTCAGGACCATGGCCGTGCCGACCAGGAGGAGCACGAGCGCGAACGGGCCCAGTTGCACTCCAAGATCGGGGAGCTGGCCGTGAAAGTGGACTTTCTGCAAAAAAAGT TCCAAACAGCTCGGCATCTGGAACGACCTGCCGGGCTGGTCGAAAAAGAACACCCCGTTTTGAGCATGAGAAGCCAGTGTGAACTGCTGGGGGTGTGCCGCTCGATGCTAGCCTATGAGGCGGTGCCTGAGAGCGGTGAAGACCGCCGAATCATGAGGTTGCTTGATGAGCTCTACCTCAAGGATCCGTGCCTGGGGACCCGTCGCCTGGTGAAGGTGCTGGAGCGCGACCACGGCTTCAAGGCCAACCGCAAGCGCTTGCAGCGGCTGCGACGTCAGATGGGGCTGGAGGCCATCTACTGTCGTCCGCGCACGAGCCAGCCTGGAGACGGGCACCGCATTTATCCGTACTTGCTGCGGGAGATGGCCGTGGAGCGTCCCGACCAGGTGTGGTGCGCCGACATCACCTATGTGCCCATGGCGCGAGGCCACGCCTATCTGTGTGCAGTGATGGACTGGCACACGCGCAAAGTGCTGGGGTGGCAGGTGAGCAACACGATGGATGTGAACCTGTGTCTTGAGGCGCTGGAGATGGCGGTGAGGGAGACAGGGAGCAGGCCGGAGATCTTCAACACCGACCAGGGCAGCCAGTTTACCTGTGAGCAATGGACCGGGCGGATTGAAGAGCTGGGAGCGCGCATCAGCATGGACGGCAAAGGGCGGTGGATGGACAACGTGTTCATCGAACGGCTGTGGCGGAGCGTGAAGTACGAGGAAATCTACATACGCGAACATGGCACCATCCTTGAGCTTGAGCGGGGGCTGGCCCGGTGGTTTGAGCGCTACAACACATGGCGTCCCCACGAGGCCCTGGGCTACCAGACACCTGAGCAAGCCTACAAGGGCATTGCGAAGCTGCCTGCGACAGTGCCGAGGATGCCCATGGCTCTTGCCGCATGA